The following nucleotide sequence is from Populus trichocarpa isolate Nisqually-1 chromosome 11, P.trichocarpa_v4.1, whole genome shotgun sequence.
TACTCttatccctctctctctctcacacacacatatatatggatggtatataaaacattatttattaaaatagtattttatttttttaattttatttttaattttatcatttaacaactcagtttttttacttgatatttttttaattgtattttttaatattaagttgttttaaaaagtatacatcataattttttattttttgtgctgggttatatattgatattaagaatttaattttttttctctcgattTAACCTTCAACGTTAGATCTTCTGAAAATGaggttttgtaaaaaaaaattatttactttctataaatttatctcAATCTCGTGACTCATTAACaaattaactcaggttaactcgGGCTATGAGTTTGCCAAGTTGAAAGTGGTTTATtcgatttactttttttattatttttttattgatttttttttcaatttgaccctccAACaactaaatattgtttttctttatttagtttttttttttcaattacatctttcaatattagtttgtttgagaaatagacttcatagttatttttcaatttattttctataaagttatcatagtctcatggatttaattttttttttctcgatttcaacttttaacattggatttgttgaaaataaagctttgtaattttaaaagtgttttttattcgaaaaaatattaaattaatatttttaagtattttttattattttgatatattgatgttaaaaaaataaaaatatatattttttaatatattttcaagtgaaaaaactactttaaactttgattattttttttttaatttcaattcctCTATCTTTAATCACCACTCACATCAATCCATAATTTCAGTGCAAACTAAAATTAggagatttattatttataacctAACCTAAGATTTGAACGATAGCCAATTCCCTCTAAAATCAAAGTTAGATTTGTAAAGTATATATATCCACAATTACTATAACATAtgtgataattgttttattttactggaatcgatttattattatttttttttttttgttttttttttttttgattatcgtgggtgtccgggccagcttgcgcgcacctcgactaatcccacgggccctgaagttaacgaccatgtaagcctccagtggccatcatatgagcgtccacagggttcgaacctgagacctaagagggagcaaaccccttagtcccaagctcttaccactgggccaccacctagatggtcaCTTGGTTACTTtacttaattgaaattaaatcttttatcagaatgattttaaaaacatttttacactcagttcaagaaatataaaaacatacagATAAATCTTAATAGGAAAttcaagcttaaaaaaaaagaaaaaaaaatgaatctcaACATCacgtttgtttttgcgtttcaaaagcgttttttaaaaaaattaaatttattttatttttttatttcaaattaacatttttttttatgtttttagatcattttgatgcactgatgtcaaaaataattttttaaaaataaaaaaatattattttgatacattttcaaatgaaaagcaatttgaaaagcaattgcaACTACACTCCAAACTCCCAACACCGTaaccatattattttgatacttttttgagattttttaaatgtttggtaatattttaaaaactaatttcataatagttttcatgtattatttaaaaaaatttaatattttttaaaaaaaccacaatcACAGCTAAAAGCCACGAACTTTTATAAACAGACTCTTGCTCTTAAGAgttatttgaattgaattacACAGTAATATCGTGCTAATAGGAGGAGTATTTGGTAATGAGCTTCCTCCTAATACCCTAAAAAACCCTTTTCATGATTAAATTATGGAGTTAGAGATTCGCACCATTCCCACGctataaacaattaattaattaattaatttaaatgtggATTAGATCCTTGTGTTATCTCAACTTGTTTAATGTCCGTACTTCATTTACAGAATTTATTAGCATGATTAATCGCATGACGTGTCctctttgacttttttttaccaCAATTTATATTCTTACTCCCTTTTCTTAATACCAAAAggcatttaataaaatacagCAAAAGTTTATACATGTtcggtaaaaatatttttacctcTAACGGGATTTAGCATGGTGCTCgagctcaatatttttttgaaattgtttttaagaattttatattttttagtattttatgtcaattcaaaatatattattttaaatataatataattttaaatatcataatgataaaattacacTCCAGTTATTCCTCTATATAAAGAACAAGACTCATGAACTATAAATACATCATGGATCCTTCAATTTCTACATTcacaatctttttattcttaatactTTTAGTAtacatattttcataatttatctctctaaaatataattgtgttttttctcttaataaaattattgacttAAATATTAGAGAGTTCCCATACCTCATCAAAGAAGATTTTTTACAAGTGCTAGCTATTGACCACCTTGATTGACTAGACACCTCCTGTTGCTAGTCACCAATCACTGTATCTTTTTATATCAAGGCACCAGACACCACTTGTTATTAGTTATCAACCACTTGGTGTTTCTATATCAAGTCACCGTATatcttaactataaaaaatagatcaaattatttaaacaGAGATATTAACCGATTATCCAACAGATTAACTCATCACCTGTGTATCATCTACTTGATTTCTTTCGAAGAACATCTGAGATCATCACTGGAATAGCCTGGCAAGCATTCTGCTTGATTCACTCAATTCAGATGAAAGATCATTCTGACGGTTGGTATAATGACCTGCACAAGGAATGTGGCACAGCCATTTGGTTTAGATTGACagcataaagaacatgctcaaATTAATTCCCTTCACTTAAATTGATGCATCGTATACGTAAAATACAGAGTTAAAGTTTCTCAAACCCTCAACTTACACATAAACTGAGAGAACTCTTGACTCAAAATTCCTCAATAATCAATCTTTAAactactttgaaaaaataacatataaattcTTCATCTGCTTTTCTTTTCAGAGATTTCTCTCCTGTCTGTTTTAGCATGGCCACCTAAAGAAGAAAGCAATGCCAATAAAACTTGGGGATCCTGAGGAAAATTTCGAATTTCACTGCGGGTTTCTTGCTTAAGAGATGCCTTTCTGTGCAAATTTTGTTTCCTGGAACAGGAATGGTTTAGAGATCAAGAAGGAATCCTGCACTTTCTTGCAGacttcttctttctcttatcACCCCTTTGCCTCCTACCTAACAATCGACACCATCGACAAAAGCTCTGCCTCTCCACGCTTCCCTTCTCTGCCTTTCAGCTCCTTACACACACCATCCATTTTCTCATGGATAATCAACCTAGCAAACTCATCAAGAACCCTACTAGCAAACATCCTCTCTTTATCATGAGCCCTGTGCTTCCCCTCCGAATGACTAAAAACCACCGAAACCAACAACATTACACAGTTCACTCCATTTCTATTTACCCTAAGCTTCCAGGTACTTAAAATCCTGTAAAAGCCGACGATATTTCTTCTTCCCTGACCTCACTATCGTTTTCGTCTTCCATTATAACTGCAAAAATTGTACAAATACAGAATTCGCAGCTCGAAAATATGAACTTGACTATATATAGAAAGGTTTGGATTCAAATAATGAGGTGGAAGTTACTTCGTGGTAGAGATGATTATTTTCAATccagttcggtttttataaaataaaaataactaaaccgattttttttttaaaaaaaccgaaaccggttcaaaccgaccggtttcggtttggttttttaggacgcaaatcggttcaaaccggtttggctcgatttttttgttttggctcggttttttttttccggtttgggttcggttcggttttttcggtttcaggtttataaaaccgaaactgaaccgaaccgatcggttttttcaaaattttaatcggttttttttcatggttcggttttttcggttattttttttttattttctatgtttaattgatttttcagtttttttactcacccctgcTTTGTGCCATTGTCTTCGTCCAAATttctttaatgaaataatttttgttttttaaacgaGGAAGTAACAATCCAACTAGACGTAGTAATTTTGTCAACAGaatcattagttttttaataaatagtttttttttaattaatgtaaaaacTATCCTTTTCAAAAACgtaattcatttaaatattgctttatttattttttatccaaccgACTAAACCTATTTTCTTACCATtaaaattaaaccttaaaaaatccTCTTGACATCAACCCTTAACAAATTTAGGGTCCATGACTTGGACGTTGCAATTTTTTCAACACTGATTTACCAACtcctatgatatttttttttgataaaataattgttcttacattaaattaaaataacatataatgcattaacttgaaaaaaattaaaataaaattttatcacaaaatgcattaacttgaaaaaaattctttaaaaatgtttataattgttaaaataaagtgataatttattaaatgttcgtttattattataatatcggttgttttttaaaatgatttttagttaaaaatatattaaaataatatattttttattttttaaaatttatttttatgcttaaAAATGTTAAACTTATACTTTGAAGTCTTAAAAATGtttatgaattttcaaaattttaatataacaacctttaaaaaacacaacttaTTAATTGAGCTGGGCTAGTCCAAAGCCCACAAACCCATCCTAACCACACGCGACGAGCCTCCTCTCTATAAAACCCGATCTCCACTCCACAAAAGccccccctctctctttctAGGGTTTCCTTCTCCACTAGATCTTAACCCATTCACCACCTTATCCTCCGCCAGGACAACTCAATCCCTAATTCCAAACATGATGCAACAGCCCGGAGTCGCCGGAGTGGGGGCCCCACAACCagatcaacaacaacaataccaacaacaacagcagcaatGGATGATGCAGCAACAGCAACAATCGCAACCGGTGCCTCCTCCTGCTGGCTGGAATCCGCCGCCTGTTCCTCCTCCGACCCAGTACGGTGCAGCCGCCGGAAGTGGAGGAGATGGAGACGAGATTAAGTCGTTGTGGATCGGGGATTTGCAGCAGTGGATGGATGAGAATTATCTTCTTAGCATCTTCTCTGCAACTGGAGAGGTaatccaaaatttaattttggttttaatttttttttaaaaagaagctttaattttaatttgtataattgtgTACGTGCCTGTGCTTGAGAAAGAAAGTAAATTTTATGGCTGGTTTTTTTACGAGTGtggcatttcttttttattttgttaactttCGTGTGGATATATAGATTTGTGTGTATTTGCTGtgaattgaaaaaacttttaagaaatcgagaattgttttgttttgtttttaatggcgATCTCTTTTTGAGAATTGGGTTTTTTGATGGAAACAATAGGTTATTGATGCAgtataaaaaatagagagagaaagaaacatGGGGTATGCTTGTTTCTTTGAATTGGGTTTGtgttgataagaaaataaatggtgTATATGCACTTGTAGGAAAACGAGAATTGTTTTGTATTGTTGATTAATGGCGTTCTCTTTTCAAGAATTGGGTTTTTTGATGGAAACAAGGGGTTATTGATAGtcaaaaaatagagagagagaaaaagaaacatggggtatgtttatttgtttgaattgtGTGCCGTGTTGATGAGAAAATAAATGGTGTATATTATAGAAAGAATTTTGACAAGTGCTATACTTGTTTTGTGATTTGGATGCAGCTTTACACACTGCTCAGCTACATTGTTGTGTTGTTTTCTGAGTTGTCTTCCTCTTGTCATGTATAACAGATTGTTCAAGCTAAGGTTATTCGTAATAAGCAAACGGGTTATCCAGAGGGTTATGGTTTTATTGAGTTTGTAAGTCGTGCTGCAGCAGAGAGAATTTTGCAGACATACAATGGCACACCAATGCCAAATAGTGAGCAGGCTTTCCGGCTGAACTGGGCAACCCTTGGTGCTGGTGAGAGGCGGCAAGATGATGGGCCTGATTTTACAGTTTTTGTTGGAGATTTGGCTGCTGATGTCAACGATTACCTTCTACAAGAAACATTTAGAAATGTGTACCCATCTGTGAAAGGTGCAAAAGTTGTTACTGATAGGGTCACTGGACGTTCCAAGGGATATGGATTTATTAGGTTTGCTGATGAAAATGAACAAAGGCGTGCCATGGTTGAGATGAATGGACAATACTGCTCTACCAGGCCCATGCGGATTGGACCAGCTGCCACGAAGAAACCCTTGACCCAGCAGTATCAGAAAGGTACGTGTTCTGCAACTTTGGTTGCTGTGGAGTGTagatgttgtttttgttattttatttttttctgcttACATTTGCATGCTTATCTCTTATGTTGAAAATGAACATCGAATTGGTAAGTTGAATGTTGTGTGCTAtgtatgtatttttcttttttgagttgATGTTTCCTAAACATATTCTTATTTTCCGTGCCTCCAGTTATGCACTTGAAGCTAGATGGATTTTAAAGAGTCATTTCCTTCCAGTACTTACCTATGTAAACTTGGGcacatttaatttagttaaaacatgcaaaaacttatataaaactCATGTTGTCTTAAAGCAGGACACCGAGAGGCTCTCATTTTGGGGGGCCTGGAACTGACTTCAGCTGAAATGATTCCACTTAAATGCGTGGCCTCATTTTAGGTCAGTTATTTTGTTTACGTCGTAAGCTTAATTTCTTGTGGCGCTTTGCTACATTCACGAATTACTTTCCAGTTCGTTATTTTCAAAGAGTTATGtgtcaagttaaatatattctttttcctAAAGATAGTTCAATTCCGTTCCACAGTTcctttatttatgtaaatcaGACAAGAATTGTTGGTTTATCTCTTCATGGTCAGCCCTTTACTTTATTTACATGCTATTTTTTAAGAGTTACATGTCAAGTTTAATATGTTCTTTTTCCTAAAGATAGTTCAATTCCGTTCCACAGTTCCTTTATTTACATGTCAAGTTAAATATGTTCTTTTTTCCTAAAGATAGTTCAATTCCGTTCCGCATTTcctttatttatgtaaatcaGACTAGAATCGTTGGTTTATCTCTTCATGGTCAGTCCTTTACTTtatttacatgttatttttgaaGAGTTACGTGTCAAGTTAAATATGTTCTTTTTCCTAAAGATAGTTCAATTCCGTTCCGCATTTTCTCTATTTATGTAAATCAGACGAGAATCGCTGGTTTATCTCTTTATGGTCAGTCCTTTACTTTATTTACATATGGTCAGCAactatttttgagtttttgtttggTATTTACTTCaagtgaaaatattttctctgcTGTTGATTCCGAGCATTAGAAACCTTATGAAGCAACTTATGACGATGGATTCAGAGATGCTCTCTGTCGTGGGGAGCACCATTCTGACTTCCATTCTTAGAGTTGTTTTCGTCTCACCTCGAgctgctcttttttttaatcatgtgctgtctcttattattatttttcgtTTGTGAGATGGAGTGCATCCTTGATCTGGAGGAAGGACTTGATTACACGCTTTTGACATTCTAATTTCTAAGCACCTACTTGAGGATCAAGTCCTTGCATCTTTTTTATAGAGATCTATgtgaatttagttttatatgttattgGTTTATTCGATTTGGAAAAAAGTCTCTTTCTTCCATGACCATCAACTTTTTGACTCCATCCTGTCTTGTAGGTgtcattttcttattcttctttctttgtccTGGGCTTGTCATTGCTTGAAATTTAGATAGGTTGTAGACTGaacttttgcttttgttttcttgttctcTTTACATGAGGGAAATCAGGAAATATGTTAACATGGTACCTAGAATATCCATTTTGTTCTCCAAGCAACCGATGGGTTTTTATTGTTGATCATAATAGGAAAAGTGTACTGACCTAAATTCTGAATCCCGTTTCCCATCCTTGGCAAGTATGAATCTAGTTTGGAACTTTCCAATTGTTCATGCTTTTAAGTTTGGATATTGCTGAGTATTGGGGCATTCGATACTTTCCATCTTGATTTTATGCTTAAGATGTTCATCCTATTGAAAATGATTACTGAAAATTACTTCATTGATGCTCAGCTTTGTGACAACTGACAGCTGTCAACGATGGTAAAGCTGTTGCAAGGCAAGTAATTATTTAGTTACATGTTTCTCCATTCTTTAGGCAATGTTTATCAACTTCAGACTAAAAATAGTGGACACAAAGAGTGTTATCATGGCTATAAACTGAATTTCATTTCTCTCAAGTTGCCTGAAAATACTGGCATTAAGTTGGACTTTGGTCAGGAAGTTGACTTTGCTGGATCAACTCCACTAATAGTGTTAACTTATTAATCAttctttgtttgttgtgtttgctttggttttttctGTTATCTATGTGATCCTCTGTAAATATCTGTAACTTGTGCTTTTTTACCCTAAAGAACAATCATCTTTGCAATTTCTCAAGAACAGAAAAATCTGATCGTGTTTTTTCTCGCATGCTTCTCAGAAGAGGTGGTTTTGTCATCTTTAAACTCATTCCTGCATGATTATGTTGTTTAGTTTATTCTATTatctccttggattttaatACAACGATTATCCTTCAGGGAAGCTTTGCTTTCAGTGTCTATTTCTCTTCATTTATGTATATTCATATGTTATTTGACATGCGTTTGCCATGTGCAGCTACTTACCAGAATCCTCAAGGAAATCAGGGAGAGAATGATCCAAATAACACAACAGTGCGTAGTTTGTTTTATTGTTGGTATGAACTATTACTTGTCAAAGTGAATTGACTTGTTAACCTCTTGGCTGCAGATATTTGTCGGGGCCTTGGATCCAAGTGTGACTGATGACACTTTGAGAGCAGTGTTTAGTAAATATGGCGAGCTAGTGCACGTGAAAATACCTGCAGGCAAGCGTTGTGGATTCGTTCAGTTTGCTAATCGgtatttgaaaaatactttaacctGATTTCTGTTATTTTGCGTTGTAATGATTGCCTCTTTGCCTGATTTGGTTGCTTGCATTTGTTTCATTTAGAACTAGCGCGGAGCAAGCACTATCAATGTTGAACGGAACCCAGATAGCTGGTCAAAATATCCGTCTCTCATGGGGCCGTAGTCCTTCTAACAAACAGGTTTGGTTGATGCCCAATAAATGTTctctatttttatgtttatgaatttcCCAGTGTTTACTAAAAAGGATGCAATTATTGGTTTTGTTCAGGTTCAGCCAGATCAAAGCCAGTGGAATGGCGGTGGATATTATGGATATCCACAAGGATATGATGCATATGGatatgctgctgctgctcccCAAGACCCTAACATGTATTATGGAGGCTATCCTGGATATGGAAACTACCAGCAACCGGGAGCTTACCAACAGCAACAGCAGGTAAACTAACCTTGGTTTAGAAGTTTTTAGTCCACCAGATATTGTTCAACATAAAATAAGAGCTCAACTCACCAAGGCTTGGCTAGCATAGAATAAGCTATTTAAGGCTTAAGCTCTTAGAACAACAGTACTTaaatctcattctttttttttagtttagtttctgATTGTTGGGTAATGTAATCTGATGTAAGAGATGCTTCAGGACGTGTCCAATTGCTGGGTGTATTCCTCGTCACTAGAATGATTTTGATCTCTAGTGAGATAGGGGTCtcattttctccttttgttttataattaacgACATCTGTGTGTTCCTGGTATGTGCAGTGATCTGTTTCCATGGCGGGATTCAAAAAATGCAAGGACTGATGTTAATCAGTAGCCAGAGCAATCTGAGGTTGCAGTTCACTAGTTGCTTGGTGTTTGGAGTTTGGCGTTTTGCTATTTGTTCTGGTGTTAGTTTATCAGTGACAAGTGTGCTGTGGGCACCATTTGAGGCATCAATGCACTCTGATATGATCAGTATGGTTTTGTAATACCATGGTGCCGCAATTCGCACTATCTGTCTACTGGATATTTCGTACCTAACCCTCCATAATCATTTAAATTATGGCttgctttatttttaatggGATGTTTTCTATGCTTTCCAAGTTTTTTGTGCTTTATATGATTGGATGCAATAAAGCCATTATGCTACAGGTCTGCGTTCCAGGGATTGTATTTTCCTGCGGTGAAGCAATGTCCATACTTGGCCgtaaataatcattttacttttctaaaataattttccaGAAAACGCTAGGATGCAAAATCTGTGGTTGCATCAAATCAAAATTCGTTATCGTAGTTGCTAGTTGAAATTTACTAGTAAATTGATGTTTCCGAAAGTACCCTGCTGGCTTGAAAGTGCTAATAAATGTCCACAGGAGTTCCCATgaattgcaaagattaaaggGTATCTCAGCTGCATACATGTAAACGCTGCTCTTGTTCTCAATGTGCTTTAACGGACTGTTGGAGACGTGGTCCGCCGACCATTATTTCCACGATCTTTTCCATTCCTTAACCCAAAAGCTATCAAAAACCTGTTGTAGGGCCTTCCTGCTAGTTTACAcctgatatattattttattcctATAGAATATActtagttttattaataaaaatattatttatctttaatatttatttatatttaattaatataaaattataatttatatttgaactaaCATAATGGGTcacatatatttaaaataatctttaaataatttttatataaattctaaataactctaaattgttgaaaatattcttaaaactcccgaataatttttaaatttatcagcCGAGATGAATTTCAGAACCCAACTCTTCCTTCAGACATCACATGTACTGCAGAGGATGATATTTCTTACACGCATGGTCGGCTGGAAACCGATGCTTTAAGCACACCTTTAACTGGCAAGTTTTGCAGGTGCATGTGTTAGAGAAGGTTAATATCTCCTTGCAGCGCTTAACAGCGCAAgttggcttcttcttcttcttcttccttgggTCACAGTCTCCAGATTTCTCATGTTTCAGCAACACCACTTTCTCAGCATCCTCGTTGCATCCAGTAGTCTCAATAGACGCCGAACATGTTTCACAAACAACTACTTTTCGACTCTTGTGGTCTGATTTCGGACACTCATGAGACTTGTAGGATCTATGCTCTAAGCAAAACACCTGCAAGAACATATGATTAAGGCTATAATATTCCACGCCAAACAAAGCTGCATGCATAAATTTGAGTTACCCTTGATTACCTTCCGACAACCATTGCAGTTGAAAGGCAGAAAATCGAGCTGCTTGCATTCAGAATGTTGGCAGTGTCTTCCCAAATCTGGAAAAGCCTCTGTTCCTCCtcccatccttttttttttccctttaaatttCCTCTAAGATTAGAATTTGCAGTATGGCATGTAGGAGGAGGTTTGTCGTCATTTATAGCTTCGCTGAAAGGCACTTGCTGGCTTGGTGCCTAAGCCATCCTGACTCCTCTTTCGTGTTGCTTTCGGTTTTGTTTTTGGCATTCTAGTTGTTTCTTGGCCACGCGGTTGAGGTTTCCTTTTTTGACTAGTCTTTACTCTACTAAATTAATTTAGTAGATATTATGATATTATCAcatgtagtgttttttaaaattgtttttagtttaaaaatatattttttaatattaatatattaaaagtattagAAATCATTTCATCTGGGAGGCTTGGATTTAGGAAAAATGATAATTTCTCCATCGATTTCTTCAGGCGGTcccttttgatttgtttggacTTTCATTTTCTCATTGTGGAAGCTGACAATGTAAGCTCGAGAAGAGAAGATTTATGTTTTAGGGTTTCGGaggttttgcattttttttccttttcctatttattttatatctttgaaGAAATCAAATGGAGATTATAAAgataatataagaaataaaatgaataaaaatcaagttagaTAAGGAGTGATAtcaaaagatttcaagattaattcactatattatgtttaataattttttcaaataactttttataatctaaatattttttattaggtttaat
It contains:
- the LOC7454435 gene encoding polyadenylate-binding protein RBP45C, which encodes MMQQPGVAGVGAPQPDQQQQYQQQQQQWMMQQQQQSQPVPPPAGWNPPPVPPPTQYGAAAGSGGDGDEIKSLWIGDLQQWMDENYLLSIFSATGEIVQAKVIRNKQTGYPEGYGFIEFVSRAAAERILQTYNGTPMPNSEQAFRLNWATLGAGERRQDDGPDFTVFVGDLAADVNDYLLQETFRNVYPSVKGAKVVTDRVTGRSKGYGFIRFADENEQRRAMVEMNGQYCSTRPMRIGPAATKKPLTQQYQKATYQNPQGNQGENDPNNTTIFVGALDPSVTDDTLRAVFSKYGELVHVKIPAGKRCGFVQFANRTSAEQALSMLNGTQIAGQNIRLSWGRSPSNKQVQPDQSQWNGGGYYGYPQGYDAYGYAAAAPQDPNMYYGGYPGYGNYQQPGAYQQQQQ
- the LOC7470953 gene encoding zinc finger AN1 domain-containing stress-associated protein 12, whose amino-acid sequence is MGGGTEAFPDLGRHCQHSECKQLDFLPFNCNGCRKVFCLEHRSYKSHECPKSDHKSRKVVVCETCSASIETTGCNEDAEKVVLLKHEKSGDCDPRKKKKKKPTCAVKRCKEILTFSNTCTCKTCQLKVCLKHRFPADHACKKYHPLQYM